The region GTTCGCCTCCTTCTTTTTGCATGATGCTCATCAGCCAGCCGATGAGTTCTTCCATGACGCTGGTGTTCAGGGAGTAGACAATATTCTGCCCTTTCCGCTCATCTAAAATGAGTCCCGCCTGTTTGAGGATACTTAAATGATGGGAAATGCTCGGCTTGGAAATGGAAAAGTACTCCGCGATTTCCCCGGCCGTCATATCCCTATCCCGCAGCAGCCGGATGATTTTCCGGCGGGTCGGATCCGCCAAAGCCTTACAAGTCAAGCCTAAAGCCACCCGTCTCACCCCTTTGGGCTACGATATTTAGAAGATTTTCTAACTATCTAAATTATAACCCGGTGGCCCAGAACCTGTCAAAAAGAAAAAACTGGCGGGTTATTTTTCTATCGTAGTACATTGACAGTCATAGTACTTTGATATATAGTGTATTCAGAACATCATAGTAGTGGAGTGAAGAACATGGGTGCCAAACTGTCGTCGGATCTTTTGCGAGGTCACACGGACACCATTGTACTGGGCATCTTAATGAAAGGGGACAATTACGGCTATCAAATTCACAAGACCATTCTCGAAAAAACCGGCGAGGAATTCGAGCTCAAGGAGGCCACCCTGTATTCCAGCTACCGGCGTCTCGAACAGGGAGGATATATTGTCTCCTACTGGGGCGACGAGAGCCAGGGGGGCCGGCGCAAGTACTACCGGATTACGGAAAAAGGGAAAGAGCTGTATCGCCAGAACAAAGCCGACTGGGAGTTTGCCAAGCGGATCCTGAATAAACTGCTGGAGGAGGAATGAAGTTGAAAATTGAGGTTTACGTAGACCGGCTGTTTCAAGATTATGAAGATACCCAGGAACTGAGGGATTTCAAGGAAGAGATTATCATCAACCTGCAGGAGCGAATCAAGGAACTGGAGAGCAAGGGCTTGACCGCCGAGGAGGCTTTTGCCAAAGCCACGGCGGAGTTAGGGGATATCACCGCCATCGCGGACCAGATCAGCAAGCAAAAGCGCAAAGAGATCATCGGGCAGATGTATGTGGGCCGAAAAGTCCCTATGGATAAATGGCACGCCGTCGGCTTCGTGGTCTGCGGCGGGGCCATCCTATTTGGGATACTGGCGGCCCTGGTGGTTTACGCTTCCAACGGGCGCTTGTCCGATGCCATTGCTTCCGTGCTTCCCTTTTTATCTGTACCGGCGGCGGGGTTGGTATTCCTGTGGCTGACCCAGGAGACGCCCTGGGAGTATCCCATGGCTTGGCAGCGGGCCGCCGTCTATGCCGTCGCCGCCGGTGTCATTGTTTTCGGGCTGGTCACGGCTGCCATGCTGTACTCGATGGAGGGGCTAAGGCTGGAAGCCGTCTTTGGGACTATGATGATGTTCGTTTTACCGGGCT is a window of Clostridia bacterium DNA encoding:
- a CDS encoding winged helix-turn-helix transcriptional regulator, giving the protein MALGLTCKALADPTRRKIIRLLRDRDMTAGEIAEYFSISKPSISHHLSILKQAGLILDERKGQNIVYSLNTSVMEELIGWLMSIMQKEGGEQDERNND
- a CDS encoding PadR family transcriptional regulator — encoded protein: MGAKLSSDLLRGHTDTIVLGILMKGDNYGYQIHKTILEKTGEEFELKEATLYSSYRRLEQGGYIVSYWGDESQGGRRKYYRITEKGKELYRQNKADWEFAKRILNKLLEEE